A window from Pararge aegeria chromosome 6, ilParAegt1.1, whole genome shotgun sequence encodes these proteins:
- the LOC120624238 gene encoding zonadhesin translates to MTRSNGAMASPTYSLLLLAFSFVICNAGPLPANITSADLGLKEGSCALGDVVYMPGDEFPGASACEKCSCSNGDVQCAKERCEPRPGCKAVHRPDHCCPTYQCECEQEGRIYGNGEKLVDPQDPCRVCYCQGGEVVCRRIACFVRDDCRPRRVPGRCCPEYDNCPVRGVTSLPGMTPSIPNPSSVAEIEPSVVPAQSVEPVMPEITIKEITPVSEIPVITNVKIKEILPSPSIEVAEYSSSKSPLIPREATSEKSPSSVESNENVEKSETKDASSLLTELPSVSNEKSAEIKSNDDPSPSKISLSTQQDSTNIFEPQIPSIIPLMGGPSIILRPEPLTTKAPVIEEEDLDHNPAFPPIPDDLFLVVGNHEEEIISEQNIESEHVPIDHEDISVSNVPISTEEPIFKESSATTGSFISEAAPITKDIAQDTISEYSTLKDVVSTVQPSLTSRENSILNMRSVIPTEILNAPSLISDDVTGDFLDVTESPVTEGNIGEDLFSTDLSEADVAPKYFNNEIQINTEENISESNFNETTTSEPLQNTSGNIESIDEPGHQTSTLSKSTEIISRTEFSSIPIETSDQNPRETSDKDNKDKMTVSTSDYIEEPSSTTSSPYTGEINTESKSIPFESDIQSLDNGETTEFIPAPFSSQESVTEDVELIKVSSEMDKSSAIIEPPRARNNNVLTDLINLVGDVASISDHTTGPNLERQTSSPTTISDSEELIPVNVAAGYKSKNKNWNLNSITEIPVKNKVVVPIVKQKVVEIEDDSDTITDSASPYDKVEPTTKTPIIDNVSYDASESKTVMTNRKDIEIITQSYVPTLNRRPTKVVMKKSNEKPVSENNREDVATSTEITPDSNVNASNEVASTSDVSATDSDAGETIAEETTELPTTAQ, encoded by the exons gTCCCTTGCCAGCGAACATCACGAGTGCCGACCTGGGATTAAAAGAAG GAAGCTGTGCACTAGGCGACGTGGTGTACATGCCAGGGGACGAGTTCCCGGGCGCCAGCGCGTGCGAGAAGTGCAGCTGCTCGAACGGAGACGTGCAGTGCGCTAAGGAGCGCTGCGAACCCCGGCCCGGCTGCAAGGCGGTGCACCGGCCCGACCACTGCTGCCCCACCTACCAGTGCG AGTGCGAGCAGGAAGGCCGCATCTACGGCAACGGGGAGAAGCTGGTGGACCCGCAAGACCCGTGCCGCGTGTGTTACTGCCAAGGCGGTGAGGTGGTGTGCCGCCGCATCGCGTGTTTCGTGCGCGACGACTGCCGCCCGCGCCGCGTGCCCGGCCGCTGCTGCCCGGAGTACGACAACTGCCCCGTCAGAG gtGTGACATCATTGCCTGGCATGACTCCATCGATTCCGAATCCATCTTCAGTGGCTGAAATCGAACCGAGTGTTGTTCCTGCTCAATCTGTTGAGCCAGTGATGCCCGAAATTACTATCAAAGAGATAACGCCCGTGTCCGAAATTCCTGTTATCACCAACGTTAAGATAAAAGAAATACTACCTTCCCCTAGCATTGAAGTTGCGGAATATTCGTCGTCAAAATCACCACTTATTCCCAGAGAAGCTACGTCGGAGAAAAGCCCATCCAGCGTCGAGTCAAATGAAAACGTAGAGAAATCTGAAACTAAAGACGCATCATCTCTTTTAACAGAATTGCCTTCAGTGTCAAACGAAAAATCTGCTGAAATTAAAAGCAATGATGACCCATCTCCATCCAAGATAAGCCTTTCTACTCAACAAGATTCTACAAATATTTTCGAGCCTCAAATTCCTAGCATCATACCATTGATGGGAGGTCCTTCTATAATATTGCGCCCGGAACCCTTAACCACTAAAGCTCCAGTGATCGAAGAAGAGGATTTGGATCACAATCCAGCATTTCCACCGATTCctgatgatttatttttagttgtagGCAATCATGAAGAAGAAATAATTTCTGAGCAAAATATAGAAAGTGAACATGTGCCAATAGACCACGAGGACATAAGTGTATCAAATGTGCCAATTTCTACGGAAGAACCAATTTTTAAGGAATCTAGTGCTACAACAGGCAGTTTTATTTCAGAAGCTGCCCCGATAACAAAAGATATTGCACAAGATACGATTTCTGAGTATAGTACTCTCAAGGACGTAGTTAGCACTGTACAACCATCATTAACATCTAGAGAAAACTCCATATTAAACATGAGGTCAGTTATCCCAACAGAGATTTTGAATGCTCCCTCATTAATTTCCGATGACGTCACTGGTGACTTTCTGGACGTCACTGAAAGTCCTGTTACAGAAGGAAATATTGGTGAGGACTTGTTTTCTACAGATTTGTCTGAAGCTGATGTCGCACCCAAATATTTCAATAACGAAATCCAGATAAATACTGAAGAGAATATTTCCGAAtccaattttaatgaaactaCTACCTCTGAACCTTTACAAAATACATCTGGAAACATTGAATCTATAGATGAGCCTGGTCATCAAACAAGTACTTTATCTAAATCAACAGAAATAATATCAAGAACTGAATTCAGCTCAATACCAATAGAAACTAGTGATCAAAATCCACGCGAAACTTCAGACAAAGATAATAAGGATAAAATGACTGTTTCTACATCGGATTATATAGAGGAACCATCTTCTACAACATCATCGCCTTACACTGGTGAAATCAACACTGAATCTAAGTCTATTCCATTTGAAAGTGATATACAATCGCTTGATAATGGAGAAACCACAGAATTTATTCCTGCACCCTTTAGCTCACAAGAAAGCGTGACAGAAGACGTCGAGCTGATTAAAGTTTCATCAGAAATGGATAAAAGCTCAGCTATAATTGAGCCTCCTCGTGCAAGAAACAACAACGTCTTAACAGATCTTATAAACTTGGTTGGAGATGTTGCATCCATCAGTGATCACACAACTGGACCTAATTTGGAACGTCAAACATCAAGCCCGACTACTATCTCTGACTCTGAGGAATTGATACCAGTCAATGTTGCCGCtggttataaaagtaaaaataaaaattggaacTTAAATTCTATTACTGAAATACCAGTAAAGAACAAAGTAGTGGTCCCTatagtaaaacaaaaagttGTTGAAATTGAGGATGACTCCGATACTATTACAGATTCTGCTTCACCATACGACAAAGTTGAACCGACGACAAAGACCCCTATAATTGATAACGTTTCATATGATGCGTCTGAAAGTAAAACGGTCATGACAAATAGAAAAGACATAGAAATTATAACACAATCTTATGTTCCAACACTCAACAGGCGGCCAACTAAAGTCGTTATGAAAAAGAGCAATGAGAAACCAGTTTCGGAGAACAACAGAGAAGACGTAGCTACGTCAACAGAGATAACTCCTGATAGCAATGTCAACGCGTCTAATGAAGTTGCCAGTACTTCGGATGTTAGTGCGACTGATTCAGACGCCGGAGAAACAATTGCAGAAGAGACCACGGAGTTGCCAACCACAGCTCAGTAA
- the LOC120624672 gene encoding uncharacterized protein LOC120624672 has protein sequence MRSVVLCLVLVAAVAAAPPQREGAVYSKEAIKQAQSTFLIPKDAVIQKVQEGVELAAYESIPGNQKINLFEILGDQLPSEVINNLQSQIDHVGQQ, from the exons ATGAGGTCTGTCGTGCTGTGTCTGGTGCTGGTAGCGGCAGTGGCGGCGGCTCCTCCGCAGCGCGAGGGTGCCGTGTACAGCAAGGAGGCCATCAAGCAGGCGCAAAGCACCTTCCTCATACCCAAGGACGCTGTCATACAAAAG GTACAAGAAGGTGTGGAGCTTGCAGCATACGAATCTATCCCTGGCAACCAAAAGATCAACCTTTTCGAAATCCTTGGCGACCAGCTGCCTTCAGAAGTGATCAACAACCTACAGTCTCAGATTGACCACGTGGGTCAGCAATAG